In Nicotiana tabacum cultivar K326 chromosome 11, ASM71507v2, whole genome shotgun sequence, a single window of DNA contains:
- the LOC107764254 gene encoding FCS-Like Zinc finger 7-like: MMVGKMGRRPSMKRTTSMTGITVDVVNAGESEPSDVVDEFKANGYDHNQNSIAIVLPRYHQRSSSVGFKIEETAHFLKTCGLCNRRLAPGRDIYMYRGDTAFCSMECREQQMKNDERKEKLKLIISKKTENHHNHSELTSATSETSGKSETIAAA; the protein is encoded by the exons ATGATGGTGGGGAAGATGGGACGACGTCCTTCAATGAAGAGGACGACGAGCATGACAGGGATAACCGTTGATGTGGTGAACGCCGGAGAATCAGAACCGTCTGATGTTGTTGATGAGTTTAAAGCCAACGGGTATGATCATAATCAAAATTCCATAGCCATAGTCTTGCCGAGATACCACCAGAGAAGTTCAAGTGTAGGTTTTAAGATAGAAGAGACGGCTCATTTCTTGAAAACTTGTGGCCTTTGTAATCGTCGTTTGGCACCTGGTCGAGATATCTACATGTACAG GGGAGATACTGCATTTTGTAGTATGGAGTGTAGGGAACAACAAATGAAAAATGACGAAAGAAAGGAGAAGTTGAAGCTTATCATTTCAAAGAAAACTGAAAACCATCACAATCACTCAGAATTGACATCTGCTACCTCTGAAACTTCTGGCAAGAGTGAAACTATTGCTGCAGCTTGA